TCGTGACCGGGACACGAACACAAGTGGGACAAACGACGATGTCGTCGTCGCCCATGATTTTGCGTGTCTCGTACACCATCTTCATTTCTTCGCTGGTGTACCCCGCTTCCTTTTCCGATCCAATCTGTGGGATCAAGTTGAAAGCAATTGGATACTGGAACGTCTTGGCCGGATGCGTCTTGCCGGTCAGGGCGCTGCGGGTGCTGTCGTAGAGTTCTTCGTTTCCAGCCAAGCCGGCGCCACTGGTCGCCTGATAAGTGCTGACGACAACGCGACGCACCGGGCTGTGGCGGTGCAGCGCCGCCAGTGCAACCACCATCTGGGTTGTGCTGCAGTTCGGACTGGCGATGATTCCCTGATGGTCATGAATCGCTTCCGGATTGACTTCGGGAATGACCAGCGGCACCTTGGGATCCATCCGCCAATACCCGCTTTCGTCGACGACCACCGCGCCGGCGTCGGTCGCCCACGAAGCGAATTCTGCAGACACTTCATCCGGCGTGCTGGCGACCACGATGTCGATCCCCTGAAACGCATCGGGTTCCAGCAATTGGACCTTCAACGTTTCGTCCGCAAACCGGACCTCTTTGCCGACGCTGCGTTGGGACGCCAGCAGCTTCAAGCGATTGATGGGCAGTTTGCGAAGGGCCAACTGTTCCAAAACGATCCGGCCGACGGCACCGGTGGCACCGACGACGGCTAAGTTGACTGACAACGTCGTGATCCTTTGATTCGTAGAATGAAGGTGTGTTGGACGGACATGCGTCACGTGTGGCCCGAATCGACGGAGCGACACGTTGGAAGTCGCGAAACAGACTGAATGAAAGGGGTAACCGCCCACAGGTTCGGCCCGTCATCGCCGCCGCGCGGTTGGTCGCCATGGCAGGCCGACGCAGCGACATCCATCATCCTGATCGGTCGTCAAGCGTCCGCAAGCGGCATCCGAATTTCCCCGGAAAACGGCCGATCGGCGAAGGAAAACATCCGCCTGGATCTTGGTTTCGTCAATAACCGGCGCATGAAAAGACCCTTCGAGGCGACACAAAATCGCCGGGAAGGGCCGTCGTTTCAGCCGTATGCGTCCGGGTTCCAGCCGCCCTCATGGGGCTCGCAAAAGCGTCGATCAGTTGTCCATGTTCTCGATCGCTTCGGGCAACGTTTCGTCGACCAGGCCCCAGCCGCCACGACCGCCTTGGATCCGTGACTGAACGGCGTCCTTGGTTTCTTCGTCGTTGGCGTCCCAGAACAGATCGATCTTTTCATCGGCCAACGGTTCCAAGGATCGGAACAGACGGAACCCGACGCCTCGCGATGGGTCGCTGGTGTGCCACCAGGGGCTGACGGGGAAGTTCGGATCTTCGCTTTTCCAATCATCGTCGTTACTGGCCAAGCGTGCCGCACTGCGAAGATCTGGCGGGTCCATTTCCCAGGATCCTCCACGGGCCACGGCGGGCCATGGCGTTTCCGGCCACTGGACCGATTCGATCGCATCGACCGGTTGCTTGTCGGCCAGGCGGGCATAGCCGTCTTCGCTGTACAGATCGACGACCCATTCAGCAGCGTTGCCGTGCATGTCATACAACCCGAACGCATTGGGCTTCTTCGTCGCGACCAAACCCGGTCCGTCCAACGCGTTGTCGAAGTACCACGCGTAGTCATCAATGTCGTCCGCGGTGTCGCCGAAACTGTACGCGGTGGTGGTTCCCGCGCGAGCGGCGTATTCCCATTCGGCCTCGGTCGGCAAGCGGAATTGCTGGTTGGTGATCCGCGAAAGCCACTTGGTGAACTGCTTGGCCGCATAGACCGTCATGGTCACCGCGGGTTGCATCGGTTCTTCGCCATATTCGTAGGTGAAGGTCGGATCATACAACTCGGTCGGTGCCGTGATCGCATCGGTCATGTTGTCATCACTGACGGTGCGTTCGCCACGAGCTTCGAAGTCTTTGAAGATCGAATACATCCGCATGTATTCTTTGTACTGCTGCCAAGTCACTTCGGTCTTGGCGACCCACATCGGTGCAACTTCGACATTGACCTGGGGGCCTTCGTCATCGTTGCGGTCTTCTTCCGAATCGGGGCTGCCCATCTGATAGGTCCCGCCGGAAACCGGAATCATTTCAAACTCGATGTCGGTCCCCGGAATCCGAACCGTGTAAGGCACCATGTACCCCTGGTCCACTTTGACCGACGGACCGTCGGCCGGTTTTTCGTCGGCGATACCGGGCGTCGCTGCGGTCGCATGGGGGTTCAAGCCGACCAAGGCGGCCAACGCGATGAACAATGAAAGTCGCGGCAAAGAAAATCGTGGCACGTGCATCGAACTTTGATGGATAGTCATGAAAAAGAAACTTTGGGGCGGAAGGCGGGTCGAGCCTATTTCAGGCGGGCAGGAAAGCAACCGTGTCGGTGAAAACCACGCCCCGGATGTTCAGGTTCGCCGGACATCCGCGACGCCGACCGGAAAGCTTGCCCCCTATTGTCAGCAGAAACCCGACGAAACGCCAGCGTGGTGCGCCATTTACGGTCGCCTGCGACGTTCCGTATCAGCATCGCGTCCGGACGTTTCGTCACGCCGGGTAAAACCGTCAATCTGCGATTCTTATCGATCCAAATGATCGGGGCGTTTGCCCAACAGGACCTGCAATTCTTGCGTCTGTCCGTCACGAATCACTTCCAAACGCACGTTCGCCCCCGCCATGGCGTTGCCGATCAACCGCATCAGGTGCCCGACGTCGGTGACGGTCACGCCGTCAACGGCTCGGATGATGTCCCCGGGCAACACGCCGGCACGCCCCGCAGGTGAATCGGGCGGATTGACCTGTTCCACCCTGGCACCGCGAATTCGAAGGTCTTCGCCGATGATCGAATCGTCATCCACCTGGGCCAACTGAACGCCCAGCCAACCACGCTGGACCACACCGGTCAGACGAATCTTGTCGTAAACCTTGCGGACGACATTGCTGGGGATCGAAAAACTGACCCCCTGATAGGTTTCGCCGACGATCGCCGTGTTGATCCCGACCAGAGTGCCACGAGCATCGACCAGCGGCCCGCCACTGTTGCCCGGGTTCACCGCGACGTCGCTTTGCATGAAGTCTTGATATTCCTCGCGAGCCCCGTAGTGATTCGACGCGCGGACCATGCGATGCTTGCCGCTCAGAATCCCGAACGTCACCGTCCGGTCCAGCCCGAACGGACTTCCCACCGCCCAAACCGGTGAACCGACTTTGCAGCGATCACTGTCGCCCCAACGAATCGGAATCAAACGGTCAGCATCGATTTTCAGCACCGCCAAGTCCGTCAGCGAATCGCTGCCCAGAACGGTGGCGGGCAAACGACGTCCGTCCGAAAGGGTCACCGAAATTTGGTCGCCTTCGGAGATGACGTGCCGGTTGGTCAGGACATAGCCGGCCTGGTCCACGATCACGCCGCTGCCCTGGTCCGACGGCGATCCGCCGCCGGGCAACAAGGCCGACAATGCGTCACCGGATGGGTCAACGCGACGTTGGACGTCGATATGAACGACGCTGGGGCCGACCGTGGCCGTCACCATTTGATACGCGTCGCTGAGTGCATCCAGCGAAACGTTCTTCAAGCCATCAATTCCGGTCTCGTATTCGGCCCGTAACTCGCCACGGTGCCATGCGTAACGGATCTCTTCCACAATCCGGGGGACGGCATAACGCGCCGTCGCCAGCAAGACCAACATCGTGGCCATCAGAAAAAGACTTTGTGTCAGTGCGTCCGAACCACCCTGGGCCCTGGCTTTTGATCGCCCACGTTCGGTTGAACCGCCAGAAGATCTGGCCGGCGAAGACGCCCCGCCGAAAGCCGACGGCGCAGCCAAGGTCGCTGGGCCGTTCAACGTGGACGCAGATTCCATTGCGGATTCCGGAGTCGGATTCAACGCAGGCGCCGCATCAAAGGCGCGGCGAAATTGGTCGACTTGATCCTCATCTGCCTCGATTTCCGAAACACCGGTGTCGGCGCGGGAATCGTTTTTTGCCGGCGAAGCCTTGCCCAATCCCCCTTCGCCGACGCCATCGTCAAATCGCCAAATCTGGCCCTCCGGCATCCCACCGGTTTTCAGATCGTCGCTCGGATCGGATGCGGTCGCCCAAACGTGGTGGACGGCGGAATCGCCTGTGACGACCGAATCGTCGTCCTTGCCTGACATCGGCGGTGACGCCTGCTGTGGCAACTCGTGTTCTATTCGATCGGCAGGATCATTCGTCATCGCGCAACCAAAAACGAAACCATCGACATTAGGGAAAAAGCCGGATGCTTATGGCGGAATCATCATTCCACCACCATCCGACCGACGTTACTGTCGCACCCCCGTTCGCCCCGGCAATCCCGCGTGACAGCAAAATCAGGGCATCGGGCGGACGTGTTGGGAACCACGGTCGACGATATCCTGACGCTGTGCCGTGGCGGGCCACCGGACCCGTCCAGTGTAACGGTGCGGCATCGGGGACGAGTGATAAACTGTGCAGAAACGGCGGTTCCCATGCCGCCCGCGCCTGATATTCCGACTCAGCCCTACACCGTTCGGGCCGATTCTGAGTTTTGTCGCGACCGGATCGGCCGGGTCGCCCCGAATCCGGAACGGTCGCCCCCGAACGTTCGTGGCCAAAAATTTTGTTTCCCACGCCACCTCATACGACAGTCCCGTAACCCGCCCCAAGCGTTATCACCCGATTGATCATGCCTCATCCCATCAGCCAGACGATCTACCAAGCCCTCGCCGACATCGAATTGGTCGATCCGCACACCCACATTAATCCGCACGCACCGGCGTCCAAGTCGCTGGCCGACCTGCTGGGATACCACTACTACACCGAACTGGCCCATTCGGCCGGCATGCCCAAGGACCAAATCGAAGACGATTCGATCGGCCCCGATGAACTGGTCGCCCGACTGGTCAAAGGCCTTTGGCCGATCGAAAACACGGTCCAGTATCGTTGGTTCATCGAGATTTGCCGGAAACTTTTTGATGTCGACTGTCGAACGATTGATTCTGAAAACCTGGAGACGATCACCGCGGCAGCGGCCGACAAGTTTGCATCCCCGAATTGGGCCGACACCGTGCTGTCCCGCAGCAACGTCCGCGCGGTCTTTCTGACCAACGACTTCGATGACGATCTGCAAGGTTTCGACACCGCCAAATACATTCCCTGTCTGCGGACGGACGATCTTGTCTTTCACCTTGCCAAGCCGGAAACACGCCAGCGTTTGACCGACTGCAGCGGCATCGAACTGACCGGATCGCTGGACAGTCTGCGTTCGGCTTTGAAACAACGGTTCGAACACTTCACCGCCTCCGGTGCAAAAGCCTGTGCCATCTCGTTGCCCCCCACTTTCGAACCGCAACAGGTCAGCGACGGTCGAGCCGAGACGGCTTGGGAAAGCGTTTTGCGTCAAGGCATCTTGGCCGACGATTCACACCACACCGCGTTGTCGCGTTTCGTCTTTTGGACACTGGCCGAACTGTGCGATGAATTTAGGCTGCCCTTTGATCTGATGATTGGTGTGAATCGCGGTGTGTACGAGTCCGGCGTATTCCAAGGCCAAGACCTGTACGATTCGCGGGTTTCTTTGATCCAGTACAAAGCCCTGTTCAATGCGTTCCCCAAGGTCACCTTCCCGGTGTCCGTGTTGGCCAGCGTCACCAATCAAGAATTGGTCAGCTATGCATGGATTTTCCCGAACGTGGTCACCAACGGACACTGGTGGTACAGCAACACGCCGTCATTCATCGCTCGCGACGCGATGGCACGCTTGGAAGCGATCCCGCAAACCAAACAGATCGGCTACTACAGCGACGCTTACAAATTGGAATTCGTGTGGCCCAAGTTCGACATGTACCGCCAGGTGCTGTCCAACTTGCTGGCCGAACACTTTGTCGGTTTCCTGGGTTGGTCCGAAGAACAGGCGATCGCCCTGGGCCATCGTGTGCTGCGTGGCAACGTCGAAGACATCTTCCACATCGAATCGACCGGCGATGGCGAATTGGATCCACGACCGACTGACGACGAATTGACCGCCGTGGGTCGCCCCGATGTCGTGATCGGTGACCGCAACGATCCGCCCGATGCGGCGTCGGTTGCATCGGAATTGGACGCCGAACCGTTGGACGTTGGCGACCTGACCGGGTCGGAAGACGAAACCAGCACGAACATTCGTCCCCTGGGCGGTGATTCGCAGTTCGTCGCGGACGATTCGGACTTGCGTCTGAAGAACGATCCGCGAACGGGCGAACCGACCCTGCCGGTCGACGAAGACGAAACCGACAAACCGTCCTAATTATCTCGGTCAACGAACGTTGACACCCTGCATCGATGCGGCAGACGCCGATGCAGGGTGGACGTGAACGAAACGCCGCGTGGGATCCCTGTCCAATTGACAACCACGATGATGGCGGAGAATCAAGCGTCGCTGGTGCCGGCCGGCCGGCTATCGCCGATCCGATTCAACGCATTCAACATTGCCAAGATCGTACTTTCGACGCTGTCGGTGCTGACACCAATGCCGCGATAGGACTGGCCCTTGTATTCAACTTCCAGGTTGACTTCACCGATGGCGTCCCGACCCAACGTGGCGCTGCGGACCTGAAAGTCTTTGCAGATCAGTTGCACACCGGTGATCTTTTCGACCGCCCAAAACGCGGCGTCGATCGGACCATCCCCTTGTTCGGCCTGGGCGGTGTGTTCTTCGCCGCCCTTGCGAAGCGTTACCGACACCTTGGGTGTCTTGTTGCGACTGCTGGTGACTTCATAATCGACCAAAGACCATTCCTCCGGCACATTGCCGCTGATCTGTTGCTGGACCAATGCGATGATGTCACCGTCATAGATCTCTTTTTTCTTGTCGGCCAGATCTTTGAAACGTTCAAAGACTTGCTGAAGCTGTTCGCCGGTCAAGGTCAGCCCCAACGTCTTGGCGCGATCGGCAAGTGCGGCCCGTCCGCTGTGCTTGCCCAACACCAAATCAGTCTTCGTGAATCCGACCTCTTCGGGCGACATGATTTCGTACGTGCTGCGTTCCTTCAGCATGCCGTCTTGGTGAATGCCCGATTCATGGGCGAAGGCATTGCGCCCGACGATGGCTTTGTTGCGTGGGATTGCTTGTCCGGTGACTTTGCTGACCAGACGACTGGTGGGCAACAACCGCTTGGAATCGATCCCCGTTTCGCATTGATAGAAATCGCCACGGGTCTTCATCGCCATCACGACTTCTTCCAACGCCGCATTGCCGGCGCGTTCACCGATGCCGTTGATCGTGCATTCGATCTGCCCTGCCCCGGCGGCGACCCCGGCCAGGCTGTTGGCCACGCCCATGCCCAAGTCATCGTGACAGTGCATGCTGATCACCGCTTTGTCGATGTTGGGCACCTTTTGACACAGCAATTTAATCCGGTCGTAGATTTCACCGGGCGTCGCATACCCCACCGTGTCGGGAATGTTGACGGTGGTCGCCCCGGCATCGATCGCCGCTTCGACCACCCGGCACAGAAAATCCGGCTCGGTACGGAAGGCGTCCTCGGGTGAAAACTCCACGTCGTCGCAATAGCCTGCGGCGCGGCGGACGCCGGTCACCGCACGCTGGACGATTTCGTCCGGCGACATCCGCAACTTGAACTCGCGGTGAATCGCGCTGGTGGCCAAGAAAACGTGAATCCGGGCCGCCGGTGCCGTCTTCAGTGCCTCCCAAGCCGCATCGATGTCCTTTTCATTGCACCGGGCCAATCCACAGATCGTGGCCCCACGCACGGTGCCGGCAATCTGTTTGACGGATTCAAAGTCTCCCGGCGAAGCGATCGGAAAACCGGCTTCGATGATGTCCACGCCCAAATCCGCCAACGCCTGAGCAACCTCTAGCTTTTCGGCCAGATTCATGCTGCAACCCGGCGATTGTTCGCCGTCGCGAAGCGTTGTGTCGAAAATGCGGATGTAACGAGACGAAGACATGATTGGTTTCCTTTCAGGAACCGATGAAACGACAAACGAAGTCATAAAAAAAACCCGAGTCGCGATGACTCGGGTTTTCCGTGTTCGGGGATCCGACCGTTTCCGGCGACACAAACCTTCATCATCCGACGCAGGGGCGTCGCAACAATAGCAGGCTCGGTAGCAGTTGGGTGCGGGTCGTCATGATTGAAAGTATGGTCAAAGATCCGGGGATGTGTAAAGCCTAGACAGAATACGACCGTCGGGGTTCGCCCGATGACGCGTTTCTGCCATCGCCCCAACCGCGATTCGGCCGGCCCGAGGACGTCTAGGCGGCCTGCGGCATCTTGCGTCCCTGCAATTGATAAACATACCGCAACACCTCGGCGACCGCCTGGTACTGTTCCGGCGGAACGACGTCTCCGGTTTCAACGTTCTTGTACAAAAACTGCGCCAGCGGTTTGCGTTCGACGACGGGGATGCCGTTTTCAAGCGCCACACGCCGGATCCGCTGGGCCAATACCCCCGCCCCCTTGGCCAGCACCACAGGCGCCGGCATCGTGACCGGGTCGTACTGAATCGCGATCGCCAACTCCGTCGGGTTGCTGACCACCACATCAGCCTTCGGAACGTTCTGACCGATCTCGTTCATGGCGATCTGTCGCTGCACTTGACGGCGACGTGCGGCCACCTGTGGATCGCCCTCGGTCTCCTTCATTTCATCTCGCAATTCCTGATCTGTCATCATCAGGTCTTGTTCGAACTTCCATTTTTGAAACGCGTATTCCAAGATCGCCAAAATCGTCAGCGCCGCACCGATATACAGACACACTTCGACCAACACTTGGAACAGCGTCCTTGCGACCTGGCCGATCGTCATCGTGGCCATGCCCAGCAACGCTTCATAACGGCGACGAACGGCAAAGAATGCCACGACGCCAATGACCGCGACTTTGAACAAGCCAAAGGTCAAACGCATGACGCCCTGCAGAGAAAAGATACGTTTGGCACCCGACAGCGGACTGATGTTACTGAGCTTGGGAACCAATTTGTCCGGCGAAATCATCAAGCCGACCTGAGTCACGTTCACCAAGACGCCGGCGGCAAACATCACCAACAAGAAAGGCACGGCCGCCAGTCCCAGTCGCGCCGCGTGAGTCATCAGATGCCGCGACGCGCCGGCGGGTCCGCCAAGTGACAAACGCGGCTTGGACAATCCCTCGGTCACCGCGATCCCGATTTGCTTGGCGGCAGCATCCCCCAGAAACCATAGCGCCGCCAATGCCGACAACAGCATCAACGCACTGGCCAAATCTTGGCTCTTGACGACTTGGCCCTTCTCGCGTGCCTGACGTCGCTTTCGGTCGGTCGCAAAATGCTTCTTGTCACCACCGGAATCAGCCATCGCCTACCACAGCTCCTGCAACCGTGCGACCGCGATGCCCAGTTCGGTGCGAAAGACGTAACCCACCGTACCGATGGTTAGCGACGTGACGACCAACATTGCCAAAGCATTGATACTTAAACCGATCGCCAACACGTTCAGCTGTGGCAGCGTCCGGCTGACCAAACCCGTGATCAGATTGCTCAGCAGCAAGGCCCCAACCACGGGCGCGGCCACACGGATCCCCGCGATCATTCCCGACGTCAACTGCGTCAAGATCAAGTCCATCATCGCCGAATCCAGCACCACATTGCCGGCCGGCATTGATCGAAAGCTGTCGACCAGGACATTCAGCAACACACGATGACCACCGATCAACAACAAGACCGCGGTTACCATCATGCCAACCAACTTGGCCAAAGTCGGCACGCTGCTTTGTGACGTGGAATCGATCGACTGGCCCAGCTGCATCCCGCCGGTGCCGGAAATCGTTTCGCCGGCCAACTGGATCCCGGTCACGATCAATTGCACCGTGGCCCCGATCAACATCCCCACCAACGCCTCACGACCAATCGCGACGGCCAGATCCACCAAGTTATCGATGCTTGGCAATCGCGCCGGATCGGTCATGTCCACCACCGTCGGCACCAACAACGCGGTCAACATGATCGCGAACATCGCGCGGACCCGTTTGGGAACACCCGCGCTGATCGCCGGCATCGCCATCAACAAAGTGCTCAGCCGCGTCAGTACCAGGACACAGACCACCAGATGATCGACCAGCCACTGTGACAGATCGCGGGTCGCTTCCATCAAGGATTCCCCGCGTTTTCAAACACCGTGCGAGTGAATTCGACCATGCGAGCCAACAGCCACGGCGTACAAACGACCAAGACGACGGCCATCGACAGAATCTTGGGCACAAAAGCCACGGTTTGATCTTGGATCTGAGTCAAACCTTGAATCAGACCGATCAACAGCCCGGCCGCCATCCCGACGATCAACATGGGCGCGGCGATCAACATCGCCGACATCAGCGATTCGCGAACCAGATCGGTGGCAAAGGAAGCGTCCATGCGTCGTCATCGTCAATCAAAAAGGCAGAATATCCATCGGTCCACTGGCCCGACGATCCGTCGCCCGGCGCAGGTCGATCCGGTCTATCCGAAACTATTCATCAGCATGTGAACGACCAAATTCCAGCCGTC
The Crateriforma spongiae DNA segment above includes these coding regions:
- a CDS encoding aspartate-semialdehyde dehydrogenase gives rise to the protein MSVNLAVVGATGAVGRIVLEQLALRKLPINRLKLLASQRSVGKEVRFADETLKVQLLEPDAFQGIDIVVASTPDEVSAEFASWATDAGAVVVDESGYWRMDPKVPLVIPEVNPEAIHDHQGIIASPNCSTTQMVVALAALHRHSPVRRVVVSTYQATSGAGLAGNEELYDSTRSALTGKTHPAKTFQYPIAFNLIPQIGSEKEAGYTSEEMKMVYETRKIMGDDDIVVCPTCVRVPVTIGHSESILVETADPISVDKARELFASAPGVTLVDDLDNKQYPMPQDCEGKDDVFVGRVRKDLSSPNGLAFWCVSDNLRKGAATNAVQIAELLIQKLAAASS
- a CDS encoding formylglycine-generating enzyme family protein, producing the protein MHVPRFSLPRLSLFIALAALVGLNPHATAATPGIADEKPADGPSVKVDQGYMVPYTVRIPGTDIEFEMIPVSGGTYQMGSPDSEEDRNDDEGPQVNVEVAPMWVAKTEVTWQQYKEYMRMYSIFKDFEARGERTVSDDNMTDAITAPTELYDPTFTYEYGEEPMQPAVTMTVYAAKQFTKWLSRITNQQFRLPTEAEWEYAARAGTTTAYSFGDTADDIDDYAWYFDNALDGPGLVATKKPNAFGLYDMHGNAAEWVVDLYSEDGYARLADKQPVDAIESVQWPETPWPAVARGGSWEMDPPDLRSAARLASNDDDWKSEDPNFPVSPWWHTSDPSRGVGFRLFRSLEPLADEKIDLFWDANDEETKDAVQSRIQGGRGGWGLVDETLPEAIENMDN
- a CDS encoding S1C family serine protease, yielding MTNDPADRIEHELPQQASPPMSGKDDDSVVTGDSAVHHVWATASDPSDDLKTGGMPEGQIWRFDDGVGEGGLGKASPAKNDSRADTGVSEIEADEDQVDQFRRAFDAAPALNPTPESAMESASTLNGPATLAAPSAFGGASSPARSSGGSTERGRSKARAQGGSDALTQSLFLMATMLVLLATARYAVPRIVEEIRYAWHRGELRAEYETGIDGLKNVSLDALSDAYQMVTATVGPSVVHIDVQRRVDPSGDALSALLPGGGSPSDQGSGVIVDQAGYVLTNRHVISEGDQISVTLSDGRRLPATVLGSDSLTDLAVLKIDADRLIPIRWGDSDRCKVGSPVWAVGSPFGLDRTVTFGILSGKHRMVRASNHYGAREEYQDFMQSDVAVNPGNSGGPLVDARGTLVGINTAIVGETYQGVSFSIPSNVVRKVYDKIRLTGVVQRGWLGVQLAQVDDDSIIGEDLRIRGARVEQVNPPDSPAGRAGVLPGDIIRAVDGVTVTDVGHLMRLIGNAMAGANVRLEVIRDGQTQELQVLLGKRPDHLDR
- a CDS encoding glucuronate isomerase, translated to MPHPISQTIYQALADIELVDPHTHINPHAPASKSLADLLGYHYYTELAHSAGMPKDQIEDDSIGPDELVARLVKGLWPIENTVQYRWFIEICRKLFDVDCRTIDSENLETITAAAADKFASPNWADTVLSRSNVRAVFLTNDFDDDLQGFDTAKYIPCLRTDDLVFHLAKPETRQRLTDCSGIELTGSLDSLRSALKQRFEHFTASGAKACAISLPPTFEPQQVSDGRAETAWESVLRQGILADDSHHTALSRFVFWTLAELCDEFRLPFDLMIGVNRGVYESGVFQGQDLYDSRVSLIQYKALFNAFPKVTFPVSVLASVTNQELVSYAWIFPNVVTNGHWWYSNTPSFIARDAMARLEAIPQTKQIGYYSDAYKLEFVWPKFDMYRQVLSNLLAEHFVGFLGWSEEQAIALGHRVLRGNVEDIFHIESTGDGELDPRPTDDELTAVGRPDVVIGDRNDPPDAASVASELDAEPLDVGDLTGSEDETSTNIRPLGGDSQFVADDSDLRLKNDPRTGEPTLPVDEDETDKPS
- a CDS encoding 2-isopropylmalate synthase, producing the protein MSSSRYIRIFDTTLRDGEQSPGCSMNLAEKLEVAQALADLGVDIIEAGFPIASPGDFESVKQIAGTVRGATICGLARCNEKDIDAAWEALKTAPAARIHVFLATSAIHREFKLRMSPDEIVQRAVTGVRRAAGYCDDVEFSPEDAFRTEPDFLCRVVEAAIDAGATTVNIPDTVGYATPGEIYDRIKLLCQKVPNIDKAVISMHCHDDLGMGVANSLAGVAAGAGQIECTINGIGERAGNAALEEVVMAMKTRGDFYQCETGIDSKRLLPTSRLVSKVTGQAIPRNKAIVGRNAFAHESGIHQDGMLKERSTYEIMSPEEVGFTKTDLVLGKHSGRAALADRAKTLGLTLTGEQLQQVFERFKDLADKKKEIYDGDIIALVQQQISGNVPEEWSLVDYEVTSSRNKTPKVSVTLRKGGEEHTAQAEQGDGPIDAAFWAVEKITGVQLICKDFQVRSATLGRDAIGEVNLEVEYKGQSYRGIGVSTDSVESTILAMLNALNRIGDSRPAGTSDA
- the flhB gene encoding flagellar biosynthesis protein FlhB, whose protein sequence is MADSGGDKKHFATDRKRRQAREKGQVVKSQDLASALMLLSALAALWFLGDAAAKQIGIAVTEGLSKPRLSLGGPAGASRHLMTHAARLGLAAVPFLLVMFAAGVLVNVTQVGLMISPDKLVPKLSNISPLSGAKRIFSLQGVMRLTFGLFKVAVIGVVAFFAVRRRYEALLGMATMTIGQVARTLFQVLVEVCLYIGAALTILAILEYAFQKWKFEQDLMMTDQELRDEMKETEGDPQVAARRRQVQRQIAMNEIGQNVPKADVVVSNPTELAIAIQYDPVTMPAPVVLAKGAGVLAQRIRRVALENGIPVVERKPLAQFLYKNVETGDVVPPEQYQAVAEVLRYVYQLQGRKMPQAA
- a CDS encoding flagellar biosynthetic protein FliR — its product is MEATRDLSQWLVDHLVVCVLVLTRLSTLLMAMPAISAGVPKRVRAMFAIMLTALLVPTVVDMTDPARLPSIDNLVDLAVAIGREALVGMLIGATVQLIVTGIQLAGETISGTGGMQLGQSIDSTSQSSVPTLAKLVGMMVTAVLLLIGGHRVLLNVLVDSFRSMPAGNVVLDSAMMDLILTQLTSGMIAGIRVAAPVVGALLLSNLITGLVSRTLPQLNVLAIGLSINALAMLVVTSLTIGTVGYVFRTELGIAVARLQELW
- a CDS encoding flagellar biosynthetic protein FliQ, which gives rise to MDASFATDLVRESLMSAMLIAAPMLIVGMAAGLLIGLIQGLTQIQDQTVAFVPKILSMAVVLVVCTPWLLARMVEFTRTVFENAGNP